From a region of the Agromyces ramosus genome:
- a CDS encoding solute symporter family protein has product MLHTAATTTSPGEPWLNIAIFGAFVAITMIIVFRASRNNKTAADYYAAGRSFTGGQNGSAIAGDYLSAASFLGIVGAIAITGYDGFLYSIGFLVAWLVALLLVAELLRNTGRFTMADVLSFRLKQRPVRIAAATTTLVVCFFYLLAQMAGAGGLVSLLLGVGDQLGQALVITVVGGLMILYVLIGGMKGTTWVQIIKAVLLIAGAGVMTVWVLAIDGFNFSTLLDSAVAAAGNPEILNPGIKYGVSDVAKVDFLSLGLALVLGTAALPHVLMRFYTVPTAKEARKSVVWAIWLIGIFYVFTLVLGYGAAALVGPEAIAAAPGGPNSAAPLLAFELGGPVLLGLISAIAFATILAVVAGLTITAAASFAHDIYASVVKKGKPAAGAEVKVARRTVVIIGIVAIIGGIGANGQNVAFLVALAFAVAASANLPTIVYSLFWKRFTTQGALWSMYGGLASAIILIIFSPVVSGSVTSMLKTEDIDFAIFPLSNPGIVSIPLAFFLGWLGTVLDKNTEDPVKQAEMEVRSLTGVGAEKATQH; this is encoded by the coding sequence ATGCTGCACACCGCTGCCACCACCACGTCACCCGGTGAGCCCTGGCTGAACATCGCGATCTTCGGCGCGTTCGTCGCGATCACGATGATCATCGTGTTCCGCGCGAGCCGCAACAACAAGACCGCCGCCGACTACTACGCCGCCGGCCGCTCGTTCACGGGCGGGCAGAACGGCTCCGCGATCGCGGGCGACTACCTCTCGGCGGCCTCGTTCCTCGGCATCGTCGGCGCGATCGCCATCACCGGGTACGACGGGTTCCTCTACTCGATCGGCTTCCTCGTGGCGTGGCTCGTCGCCCTGCTCCTCGTCGCCGAGCTCCTGCGCAACACCGGCAGGTTCACGATGGCCGACGTGCTCTCGTTCCGCCTGAAGCAGCGGCCGGTGCGCATCGCGGCCGCGACCACCACGCTCGTCGTGTGCTTCTTCTACCTGCTCGCGCAGATGGCGGGTGCTGGCGGTCTCGTCTCGCTCCTGCTCGGCGTGGGCGATCAACTCGGACAGGCGCTCGTCATCACCGTCGTCGGCGGCCTGATGATCCTGTACGTGCTCATCGGCGGCATGAAGGGCACCACCTGGGTGCAGATCATCAAGGCGGTGCTCCTCATCGCGGGCGCCGGCGTGATGACGGTGTGGGTGCTGGCCATCGACGGCTTCAACTTCTCCACGCTCCTCGACAGCGCCGTGGCGGCGGCCGGGAACCCCGAGATCCTGAACCCGGGCATCAAGTACGGCGTGTCGGATGTCGCGAAGGTCGACTTCCTCTCGCTCGGCCTCGCCCTCGTGCTCGGCACCGCGGCACTGCCGCACGTGCTCATGCGCTTCTACACGGTGCCCACCGCGAAGGAGGCGCGAAAGTCGGTTGTCTGGGCCATCTGGCTCATCGGCATCTTCTACGTCTTCACGCTCGTGCTCGGCTACGGTGCGGCGGCGCTCGTCGGCCCCGAGGCCATCGCGGCGGCGCCCGGCGGCCCGAACTCGGCGGCCCCGCTGCTCGCGTTCGAGCTCGGCGGGCCGGTGCTGCTCGGCCTGATCTCGGCGATCGCGTTCGCGACGATCCTCGCGGTCGTCGCCGGCCTCACGATCACGGCGGCGGCCTCCTTCGCCCACGACATCTATGCGAGCGTCGTGAAGAAGGGCAAGCCCGCAGCGGGTGCCGAGGTGAAGGTCGCGCGTCGCACCGTGGTGATCATCGGCATCGTCGCGATCATCGGCGGCATCGGCGCGAACGGGCAGAACGTCGCGTTCCTCGTCGCCCTGGCCTTCGCGGTCGCGGCATCCGCCAACCTGCCGACGATCGTCTACTCGCTGTTCTGGAAGCGGTTCACGACCCAGGGTGCGCTGTGGAGCATGTACGGCGGCCTCGCGTCGGCGATCATCCTCATCATCTTCTCGCCGGTCGTCTCGGGTTCCGTGACGTCGATGCTGAAGACGGAGGACATCGACTTCGCGATCTTCCCGCTGTCGAACCCCGGCATCGTCTCCATCCCGCTCGCCTTCTTCCTCGGCTGGCTCGGCACCGTGCTCGACAAGAACACGGAGGACCCGGTCAAGCAGGCCGAGATGGAGGTGCGCTCGCTCACGGGCGTGGGCGCCGAGAAGGCGACGCAGCACTAG
- a CDS encoding DUF485 domain-containing protein, with protein sequence MGNEALSAERSARSDIDYRAVQQSPEFQKLRRTHRSFVFPVLGVCLLWYVAYVLLAGYAHDFMSTPVFGSVNVGILLGLAQVVTTFAVTTWYVHFANKRLDPLSADLRDELETTELEATGAASVAEVNR encoded by the coding sequence ATGGGCAACGAAGCCCTGAGCGCGGAGAGGTCGGCCAGGTCCGACATCGACTACCGCGCAGTCCAGCAATCACCGGAGTTCCAGAAGCTCCGTCGCACCCACCGCAGCTTCGTCTTCCCGGTGCTCGGGGTGTGCCTCCTCTGGTACGTCGCCTACGTGCTCCTCGCCGGCTATGCCCACGACTTCATGTCGACGCCGGTGTTCGGCAGCGTCAACGTGGGCATCCTGCTCGGCCTCGCGCAGGTCGTCACGACCTTCGCGGTCACCACCTGGTACGTGCACTTCGCGAACAAGCGACTCGACCCGCTCTCCGCGGACCTGCGCGATGAGCTCGAGACGACTGAGCTCGAGGCGACTGGCGCGGCATCCGTTGCGGAGGTGAACCGCTGA
- a CDS encoding sensor histidine kinase, translated as MPESMLLAAAAGVVAGVLAVGVVLLLRRIVLASKDLGTDVERATYQTLHLASRAATHLRGGLGEPDAVRAVRHLRTLLACDGLAIVDRSGAATVDGDHAAAIGQVAARLAAEASASGKAQVQRRITIGERETDAVAAPILTSGRAVGAIVAFAAPVRAGLVRATGEVADWVAAQVELGELDTSRAALAEAEVRALRAQISPHFIYNSLNAIASFINTDPAQARELVLEFADFTRYSFRRHGDFTTVAEELRSIDSYLRLERARFGDRLKVTLQVAPEVLSTVVPFLSIQPLVENAVRHGLEAKEGGGRITITAEDSGAFAEISVEDDGAGIDPEVLATVLAGGAPGEHVGLRNVDARLRQVYGDEHGLVVETNVGSGTLVRMRVPKSQPGRVGGHVRTGPVAPVAPVAPVDTDDERMPR; from the coding sequence ATGCCCGAGTCGATGCTGCTCGCCGCTGCGGCCGGCGTCGTCGCCGGCGTGCTCGCCGTCGGCGTCGTGCTGTTGCTGCGCCGCATCGTCCTCGCCTCGAAGGATCTCGGCACCGACGTCGAACGGGCGACGTACCAGACCCTGCACCTCGCGTCCCGCGCGGCGACGCATCTGCGCGGCGGCCTCGGCGAGCCCGACGCGGTGCGCGCGGTGCGGCACCTCCGCACCCTCCTCGCCTGCGACGGCCTCGCGATCGTCGACCGCTCGGGCGCCGCCACGGTCGACGGCGATCACGCCGCCGCCATCGGCCAGGTCGCGGCCCGCCTCGCGGCCGAGGCGAGCGCGTCGGGCAAGGCGCAGGTGCAGCGGCGCATCACCATCGGCGAGCGCGAGACCGACGCGGTCGCCGCCCCGATCCTCACGAGCGGCCGGGCGGTCGGGGCGATCGTCGCCTTCGCCGCGCCGGTTCGCGCCGGCCTCGTGCGGGCGACCGGCGAAGTGGCCGACTGGGTCGCCGCCCAGGTCGAGCTGGGCGAGCTCGACACCTCACGCGCGGCGCTCGCCGAGGCCGAGGTGCGCGCACTGAGGGCGCAGATCAGCCCGCACTTCATCTACAACTCGCTCAACGCGATCGCGTCGTTCATCAACACCGACCCCGCGCAGGCGCGCGAGCTCGTGCTCGAGTTCGCCGACTTCACGCGGTACTCGTTCCGCCGGCACGGCGACTTCACGACCGTCGCCGAGGAGCTGCGGTCGATCGACAGCTACCTGCGGCTCGAGCGGGCGCGATTCGGCGACCGCCTGAAGGTGACGCTGCAGGTGGCGCCCGAGGTGCTCTCGACGGTCGTGCCGTTCCTCTCCATCCAACCGCTCGTCGAGAACGCCGTACGGCACGGGCTCGAGGCGAAGGAGGGCGGCGGTCGCATCACGATCACGGCGGAGGACTCCGGGGCGTTCGCCGAGATCAGCGTCGAGGACGACGGGGCGGGCATCGACCCCGAGGTCCTCGCCACCGTGCTCGCGGGCGGCGCGCCGGGCGAGCACGTCGGGCTCCGCAACGTCGACGCGAGACTCCGCCAGGTCTACGGCGACGAGCACGGCCTCGTCGTCGAGACGAACGTGGGTTCGGGCACCCTCGTGCGCATGCGGGTGCCGAAGTCGCAGCCCGGCCGCGTGGGCGGGCACGTACGCACCGGGCCCGTCGCGCCGGTCGCGCCCGTCGCGCCCGTCGACACCGATGACGAGAGGATGCCGCGATGA
- a CDS encoding LytR/AlgR family response regulator transcription factor — protein MISVLIADDEQPAIDELAFLLRQDPRIGVIHQASSGAEAIRLLTREPVDAAFLDIHMPGLNGFDLARALQRFEHRPALVFVTADEEGALEAFDLAAVDYLLKPVRTERLHRSISRVVESLKAAAAPATGAAASAHEPEVIAVTLGGTTRMIRRDEVRYVQAQGDYARLHTEEASYLVRVPMADLERQWADAGFVRVHRSYLVALGHVTRIRLGSDHPSITVGGAELPVSRRLLPALRERLEAATIRARP, from the coding sequence ATGATCTCCGTGCTGATCGCCGACGACGAGCAGCCCGCGATCGATGAGCTCGCGTTCCTGCTCCGTCAGGACCCGCGCATCGGGGTCATCCACCAGGCCTCGTCGGGCGCCGAGGCGATCAGGCTCCTCACGCGCGAGCCCGTCGACGCGGCGTTCCTCGACATCCACATGCCCGGGCTCAACGGCTTCGACCTCGCCCGCGCGCTGCAGCGCTTCGAACACCGCCCCGCGCTCGTCTTCGTCACCGCCGATGAAGAGGGGGCGCTCGAGGCGTTCGACCTCGCGGCCGTCGACTACCTCCTGAAGCCCGTGCGCACCGAGCGTCTGCACCGATCGATCTCACGGGTCGTGGAGTCGTTGAAGGCCGCCGCCGCGCCCGCGACGGGCGCCGCGGCATCCGCTCACGAACCCGAGGTGATCGCAGTCACACTCGGCGGCACGACCCGGATGATCCGGCGCGACGAGGTGCGCTACGTGCAGGCGCAGGGCGACTACGCCCGGCTGCACACCGAAGAGGCGAGCTACCTCGTGCGCGTGCCGATGGCCGACCTCGAGCGCCAGTGGGCCGACGCGGGCTTCGTGCGCGTGCACCGCTCGTACCTCGTCGCGCTCGGCCACGTGACCCGCATCCGGCTCGGCTCCGACCATCCGAGCATCACGGTCGGCGGCGCCGAGCTGCCCGTGAGCCGCCGGCTGCTGCCCGCGCTCCGCGAACGGCTCGAGGCGGCGACCATCCGGGCGCGGCCGTGA
- a CDS encoding sodium/solute symporter, which yields MNAAVGYAAIAAVALSSALIGFYGLRISRTTSDFYVASRTVRPWWNASAIGGEYLSAASFLGIAGLILLTGSAGLWFPIGYTAGYLMLLLFVAAPLRRSGAYTIPDFTEARLDSRWARRVTSLLVIIIGWFYIVPQLQGAALTVRITTGLPAWVGSLAVAVIVAVVVSAGGMRSITFVQAFQFWLKLTALAVPVVAILLVIGGGDSEAVALPPAEAFPPAAGPGDLDVYRTVSLMVALLLGTLGLPHVLVRFYTNPDGGAARRTTVIVLALLSVFYLFPTAFGFLGRAFAPDLAQPGESDALILLLPDRLVPGPLGELLTALVIAGAFAAFLSTSSGLVVSLAGVISQDLLGGSVRGFRIAAVLSSFVPLVVALATESTGLAGSVGLVFAFTASTLCPVLILGIWWRGLTARGAIAGMVTGAVLSGGAILGGAAVAAAAPGIRPFLEQPAAWTVPLAVLVTVVVSRTDRRGAPRGTDAFLTRLHVPEREGR from the coding sequence GTGAACGCCGCGGTCGGCTACGCCGCGATCGCGGCGGTGGCGCTCAGCTCGGCCCTCATCGGCTTCTACGGGTTGCGCATCTCGCGCACGACGAGCGACTTCTACGTCGCGTCGCGCACGGTGCGCCCGTGGTGGAACGCCTCGGCGATCGGCGGCGAGTACCTCTCGGCGGCCTCGTTCCTCGGCATCGCCGGGCTCATCCTCCTCACGGGCTCGGCCGGTCTCTGGTTCCCGATCGGCTACACCGCCGGCTACCTCATGCTGCTGCTCTTCGTGGCGGCGCCGCTGCGCCGCTCGGGCGCGTACACCATCCCCGACTTCACCGAGGCGCGCCTCGACTCGCGCTGGGCACGGCGGGTCACGAGCCTGCTCGTGATCATCATCGGATGGTTCTACATCGTGCCGCAGCTGCAGGGCGCGGCACTCACCGTGCGGATCACGACCGGGCTGCCCGCGTGGGTCGGCTCGCTCGCCGTCGCCGTGATCGTCGCGGTCGTCGTCTCGGCGGGCGGCATGCGCTCGATCACGTTCGTGCAGGCGTTCCAGTTCTGGCTGAAGCTCACGGCGCTCGCGGTGCCGGTGGTGGCGATCCTCCTCGTCATCGGCGGCGGCGACTCGGAGGCCGTCGCGTTGCCGCCGGCCGAGGCCTTCCCGCCCGCGGCGGGGCCCGGTGATCTCGACGTGTACCGCACGGTGTCGCTCATGGTCGCGCTCCTGCTCGGCACGCTCGGGCTGCCGCACGTGCTCGTGCGGTTCTACACGAACCCCGACGGCGGGGCGGCCCGCCGCACGACCGTGATCGTGCTCGCCCTGCTGTCGGTGTTCTACCTGTTCCCGACCGCGTTCGGCTTCCTCGGCCGGGCGTTCGCACCCGACCTCGCGCAGCCCGGCGAATCCGACGCGCTCATCCTGCTGCTGCCCGACCGTCTCGTGCCGGGTCCGCTCGGCGAGCTGCTCACCGCGCTCGTCATCGCCGGCGCCTTCGCCGCATTCCTCTCGACCTCGTCGGGGCTCGTCGTCTCGCTCGCGGGCGTCATCAGCCAGGACCTGCTCGGCGGCAGCGTGCGCGGGTTCCGCATCGCCGCGGTGCTCTCGTCGTTCGTGCCGCTCGTCGTGGCGCTCGCAACCGAGTCGACCGGTCTCGCCGGCAGCGTCGGGCTCGTCTTCGCGTTCACGGCGTCGACACTCTGTCCGGTGCTGATCCTCGGCATCTGGTGGCGCGGGCTCACGGCACGCGGCGCGATCGCGGGCATGGTCACCGGCGCGGTGCTCTCGGGCGGCGCCATCCTCGGCGGCGCGGCCGTCGCAGCGGCGGCGCCCGGCATCCGTCCGTTCCTCGAACAGCCGGCCGCGTGGACGGTCCCGCTCGCGGTGCTCGTCACCGTGGTGGTCTCCCGTACCGATCGCCGCGGTGCACCTCGCGGTACCGACGCGTTCCTCACCCGCCTGCACGTGCCGGAGCGCGAGGGGCGCTGA
- a CDS encoding sulfite exporter TauE/SafE family protein, translated as MLLPVALSVLVGALAQRITGMGFALIAAPALVILLGPFDGVVIVNLCAVVSSMLILPRVWRHVEWSRFGWLVLPALVGTVAGAVVAARLPGPVLQVSIGALVVIALTVSLIVTRTDHVANGRAPAIVAGAASGFMNAAAGVGGPALSVYAVATRWPQVAFAATAQPYFVAIGIASLVGKLGATGWELPALEPGAWPLVIGALLVGLGLGELLHRRIPHRAARIAVVVIAYAGSAAAIIDGASKLWG; from the coding sequence GTGCTCCTGCCCGTCGCCCTCTCCGTGCTCGTCGGCGCGCTGGCACAGCGCATCACCGGCATGGGGTTCGCCCTCATCGCGGCACCGGCACTCGTCATCCTGCTCGGCCCGTTCGACGGCGTCGTGATCGTCAACCTCTGCGCCGTCGTGTCGTCCATGCTGATCCTGCCCCGCGTCTGGCGGCACGTCGAGTGGTCGCGCTTCGGCTGGCTCGTGCTCCCCGCGCTCGTGGGCACCGTGGCCGGAGCGGTCGTCGCCGCGCGGCTGCCCGGTCCGGTACTGCAGGTGAGCATCGGCGCGCTCGTCGTGATCGCACTCACCGTCTCGCTCATCGTGACGCGCACCGACCACGTCGCGAACGGTCGAGCACCGGCGATCGTCGCGGGTGCGGCATCCGGATTCATGAATGCCGCGGCCGGCGTCGGCGGGCCCGCGCTCAGCGTCTACGCGGTCGCGACCCGGTGGCCGCAGGTCGCATTCGCCGCGACCGCGCAACCGTATTTCGTCGCGATCGGCATCGCGTCGCTCGTCGGCAAGCTCGGGGCCACGGGCTGGGAGCTGCCCGCGCTCGAGCCGGGCGCATGGCCCCTCGTCATCGGCGCCCTGCTCGTGGGCCTCGGTCTCGGCGAACTGCTGCACCGCCGAATCCCGCATCGAGCCGCGCGCATCGCCGTCGTCGTGATCGCCTACGCCGGCAGCGCCGCCGCGATCATCGACGGCGCGTCGAAGCTCTGGGGCTAG
- a CDS encoding GNAT family N-acetyltransferase, with protein MTALRPADAELTGRFIRLTPFREADIPALYRALCRPEVFAGGYGGGPAGLPADASAYEAFARDYYSGGVNAMPYTVRLRGGPDEGRVVGATKLADFDLANESAHIGWTAYDPGVWGSAVNPETKLLLLGLAFDHGFGRVKIQADAGNARSRAAIERLGAQLDGVLRRHKRRADGTWRDSAVYSVIIDDWPAVRAGLEERLAAWGDRPVEVAGRQPQS; from the coding sequence GTGACCGCACTGCGCCCCGCCGATGCCGAACTGACCGGCCGTTTCATCCGCCTCACCCCGTTCCGGGAGGCCGACATTCCCGCCCTGTACCGGGCCCTCTGTCGGCCCGAGGTGTTCGCGGGCGGATACGGCGGCGGGCCGGCCGGCCTTCCGGCGGATGCATCGGCATACGAGGCGTTCGCGCGGGACTACTACTCCGGCGGCGTGAACGCGATGCCGTACACGGTGAGGCTGCGCGGCGGACCTGATGAGGGCCGGGTGGTGGGAGCGACGAAGCTCGCCGACTTCGACCTGGCGAACGAGTCGGCCCACATCGGATGGACCGCCTACGATCCCGGCGTGTGGGGCTCCGCGGTGAACCCTGAGACGAAGCTGCTGCTGCTCGGCCTCGCGTTCGACCACGGCTTCGGCCGCGTGAAGATCCAGGCCGACGCCGGCAACGCCAGGTCCCGCGCCGCGATCGAGCGGCTCGGCGCGCAGCTCGACGGTGTTCTGCGTCGCCACAAGCGTCGCGCCGACGGCACCTGGCGTGACAGCGCCGTGTACTCGGTGATCATCGACGACTGGCCCGCGGTTCGGGCCGGGCTCGAGGAGCGACTCGCGGCGTGGGGCGACCGCCCGGTCGAGGTGGCGGGGCGGCAGCCGCAGAGTTGA
- a CDS encoding adenylosuccinate synthase, translated as MPAAVLIGAQWGDEGKGKATDLLGSRLDYVVKFNGGNNAGHTVVIGDEKYALHLLPSGILTPGVTPVIANGVVVDIEVLFEELEGLESRGVDVSKLRISANAHLITQYHRTLDKVTERFLGKRQIGTTGRGIGPAYADKINRVGIRMQDLFDENILRQKVEGALDQKNHLLVKVYNRRAIGVDEVVDELLGYVERLRPMVTDTSLLLHQAIERGETVLFEGGQATMLDVDHGTYPFVTSSNATSGGAITGSGIAPNRIDRVIAVVKAYTTRVGAGPFPTELFDEWGDFLTEQGHEFGTTTGRRRRTGWYDAPIARYSARINGVTDFVLTKLDVLTGIERIPVAVAYEVDGERVDEIPVSQSDFHHAKPIYEEFPGWTEDITGAREFDDLPANAKSYVRELEAMSGSRISAIGVGPGREEIVTLHDLLD; from the coding sequence ATGCCCGCCGCCGTACTCATCGGTGCACAGTGGGGCGACGAGGGCAAGGGCAAGGCGACCGACCTGCTCGGGTCGCGCCTCGACTACGTCGTCAAGTTCAACGGCGGCAACAACGCCGGGCACACCGTCGTCATCGGCGACGAGAAGTACGCCCTGCACCTGCTGCCGTCGGGCATCCTCACGCCGGGCGTCACGCCCGTCATCGCGAACGGCGTCGTCGTTGACATCGAGGTGCTCTTCGAAGAGCTCGAGGGCCTCGAGAGCCGCGGGGTGGATGTCTCGAAGCTCCGCATCTCGGCGAACGCGCACCTCATCACCCAGTACCACCGCACGCTCGACAAGGTCACCGAGCGCTTCCTCGGCAAGCGCCAGATCGGCACCACCGGCCGCGGCATCGGCCCGGCCTACGCCGACAAGATCAACCGCGTCGGCATCCGCATGCAAGACCTGTTCGACGAGAACATCCTTCGGCAGAAGGTCGAGGGGGCACTCGACCAGAAGAACCACCTGCTCGTGAAGGTCTACAACCGTCGCGCCATCGGTGTCGACGAGGTCGTCGACGAGCTGCTCGGCTACGTCGAACGGCTGCGGCCCATGGTCACCGACACGTCGCTGCTGCTGCACCAGGCGATCGAGCGCGGCGAGACGGTGCTCTTCGAGGGCGGCCAGGCGACGATGCTCGACGTCGACCACGGCACCTACCCGTTCGTGACGTCGTCGAACGCGACCTCGGGCGGGGCCATCACCGGGTCGGGCATCGCCCCGAACCGCATCGACCGCGTCATCGCGGTCGTGAAGGCGTACACGACGCGCGTCGGCGCGGGTCCGTTCCCCACCGAGCTCTTCGACGAGTGGGGCGACTTCCTCACCGAACAGGGTCACGAGTTCGGCACCACCACGGGCCGCCGTCGCCGCACCGGATGGTACGACGCCCCGATCGCCCGCTACTCGGCGCGCATCAACGGCGTCACCGACTTCGTGCTCACGAAGCTCGACGTGCTCACCGGTATCGAGCGCATCCCGGTCGCGGTCGCCTACGAGGTCGACGGCGAGCGTGTCGACGAGATCCCCGTGTCGCAATCCGACTTCCACCACGCGAAGCCCATCTACGAGGAATTCCCGGGCTGGACCGAAGACATCACGGGCGCGCGCGAGTTCGACGACCTCCCGGCGAACGCCAAGTCGTACGTGCGCGAGCTCGAGGCGATGAGCGGCTCGCGCATCTCCGCGATCGGCGTCGGCCCCGGCCGCGAAGAGATCGTCACCCTGCACGACCTGCTCGACTGA
- a CDS encoding DUF3151 family protein, which produces MTADESPHEAEASLVDEPEVRRELADGNRSSVAGVVSGHPSSPLAWTELADIADSEGRAIEAFAFAAVAADLAREQLSESGWQPGDPVAWSDERNRPYLRALDTQRRAAEQLGLDSRATRLADELATADSDAPARIASEYTPTQLMTIIAAPGLIPPATGLEARAADPTDEPAAHDAAGED; this is translated from the coding sequence GTGACTGCAGACGAATCACCGCACGAGGCCGAGGCGTCACTCGTCGACGAACCCGAGGTGCGACGAGAGCTCGCCGACGGCAATCGCTCGTCGGTCGCCGGCGTCGTGTCGGGGCATCCGTCGTCGCCGCTCGCCTGGACCGAGCTCGCCGACATCGCCGACTCCGAGGGCCGCGCCATCGAGGCGTTCGCGTTCGCCGCCGTCGCCGCCGACCTCGCCCGCGAGCAGCTCTCCGAGTCGGGCTGGCAGCCGGGCGATCCGGTCGCCTGGTCCGATGAGCGCAATCGCCCCTACCTCCGCGCCCTCGACACGCAGCGCCGCGCCGCCGAGCAGCTCGGCCTCGACTCGCGGGCCACGCGGCTCGCCGACGAGCTCGCGACCGCCGACTCCGACGCGCCGGCGCGCATCGCCTCCGAGTACACCCCCACGCAGCTGATGACCATCATCGCCGCACCCGGGCTCATCCCGCCGGCGACCGGGCTCGAAGCCCGCGCTGCCGACCCGACCGACGAACCGGCCGCGCACGACGCGGCAGGAGAGGACTGA